The following are encoded together in the Thalassolituus oleivorans MIL-1 genome:
- a CDS encoding DUF2782 domain-containing protein, whose amino-acid sequence MKTSQLLAALILAPALLLGSLAYAEEPVGETVTIRNDGDNTYYEYRVNGQLSEIKVVPKVGPAYYLVPSQQESGDFVRKDNPDMRVPKWVIFRW is encoded by the coding sequence ATGAAGACATCACAACTTCTGGCCGCATTAATTCTGGCTCCGGCGTTATTGTTAGGCAGCCTAGCGTACGCGGAAGAACCGGTAGGTGAGACGGTCACCATTCGCAATGATGGTGATAATACGTATTACGAATATCGAGTTAACGGACAACTTAGTGAGATTAAAGTCGTGCCTAAGGTTGGCCCTGCTTATTATCTTGTGCCATCGCAACAAGAAAGCGGTGATTTTGTGCGTAAAGACAATCCCGATATGCGCGTTCCTAAATGGGTTATTTTCCGCTGGTAA
- a CDS encoding homoserine kinase — protein MAVYTKLADDVVASFLTQYAIGPLTALQGISDGIENTNYLLKTVSDEFVLTLFEHHNADEVASFVRLARHLGQAGLAVPMPLDDIQGVWLHELSGKPAILCRRLPGTHTDQLTSEHCAEIGRGLAQLHLAAQDLPQRRVDERGFDWWLAIAPELKANLSPADQALLEAELQAQKDGRTLWCQLPHGWIHADLFHDNALFLISEQGTKLTAILDLYNACDGALAYDLAIVANDWCREKNGIWDKARLTSLLVSYESVRPFTTEEKMAWPLLLRGAALRFWLSRLLAQRLATQQGRTLPADKNPDEYRRKLQQQQQQQQ, from the coding sequence ATGGCCGTTTATACAAAGCTCGCAGACGATGTGGTCGCATCGTTTTTAACTCAGTATGCAATCGGCCCCTTAACCGCACTGCAGGGTATTAGTGACGGTATCGAAAACACCAATTATTTATTAAAGACTGTGAGTGACGAATTTGTACTGACCTTGTTCGAGCATCACAATGCAGACGAGGTTGCGAGTTTTGTGCGTCTTGCGCGCCATTTAGGGCAAGCGGGATTAGCGGTGCCCATGCCATTGGATGATATTCAGGGTGTTTGGTTACATGAACTCAGTGGTAAGCCGGCAATCTTGTGTCGACGTTTACCCGGTACGCACACCGACCAATTAACGTCAGAGCATTGCGCTGAAATTGGTCGAGGTTTAGCGCAACTGCATCTTGCTGCTCAAGATCTACCTCAGCGTCGTGTCGATGAACGCGGGTTTGATTGGTGGCTAGCGATTGCGCCAGAGTTAAAGGCTAACTTATCGCCCGCCGACCAAGCGCTTCTTGAGGCTGAGCTACAAGCTCAAAAAGATGGACGAACCTTGTGGTGTCAGCTTCCTCATGGCTGGATTCATGCGGATTTATTTCACGACAATGCTTTGTTTTTAATAAGCGAACAGGGCACCAAGTTAACAGCGATTTTAGACTTGTATAACGCCTGTGATGGTGCCTTGGCTTACGATTTAGCCATCGTTGCGAATGATTGGTGCCGCGAGAAAAATGGCATTTGGGATAAGGCTCGACTAACGTCATTATTGGTAAGTTATGAATCCGTGCGGCCCTTTACGACGGAAGAAAAAATGGCTTGGCCTTTATTGCTGCGCGGCGCGGCCTTGCGGTTTTGGTTGAGTCGTTTATTGGCGCAACGTCTGGCTACTCAGCAGGGGCGAACACTTCCAGCCGATAAAAATCCTGACGAGTATCGACGTAAATTACAGCAGCAACAACAACAACAACAGTAA
- a CDS encoding zinc-binding metallopeptidase family protein, which produces MKRFVCDCGTTQSLFFESSRCLSCQRLSGYCYKENAMLSFDETKESGVFMARGSRYQQCKNYRHHQVCNGMIRLANEVQPNGEALCFACHFNSNVPDLDVPEHLPLWRKLETAKRRLLFTLQSLGLPIRDREQEPEAGLSFSFMADKTAGDHFNSPLADQEPVFTGHANGNITINLAEADDVARHAARVAMGEGYRTLLGHFRHEIGHYYWDVLIARHPVLLGEYRKVFGDERESYQDALDRHYKRSNDDDSWKGEFISRYASMHPWEDWAETWAHYLHMLDTLETAQAYGIVTEVENAAVIDTKEITLPQEERYYGKNSSIEDIVSNWIYFSVVLNALNRSMGLPDAYPFVISDAIRAKLAFVHRTIHSVG; this is translated from the coding sequence ATGAAACGCTTTGTATGTGATTGTGGCACCACGCAATCTTTATTTTTTGAAAGCAGTCGATGCCTTAGCTGTCAGCGTCTTAGCGGCTACTGTTATAAAGAAAACGCTATGCTGAGCTTTGATGAAACAAAAGAGTCGGGCGTATTTATGGCCCGGGGTAGCCGTTATCAGCAATGCAAAAACTACCGTCATCATCAGGTCTGTAATGGCATGATTCGGCTTGCCAATGAGGTTCAACCTAATGGCGAAGCCTTATGTTTTGCTTGTCACTTTAATAGCAATGTACCCGATTTAGATGTGCCAGAGCATTTGCCGCTTTGGCGTAAATTAGAAACGGCTAAACGCCGGTTATTATTTACTTTGCAGTCGTTAGGTTTACCTATACGAGATCGAGAGCAAGAACCCGAAGCGGGTTTAAGTTTTAGTTTTATGGCAGATAAAACTGCGGGCGATCATTTTAATAGCCCTCTGGCAGATCAAGAGCCGGTATTTACGGGTCATGCTAACGGCAATATAACGATTAATTTAGCCGAAGCGGATGATGTTGCTCGTCATGCTGCACGAGTAGCAATGGGCGAAGGATATCGTACTTTGCTTGGGCATTTTCGTCATGAAATAGGGCATTATTATTGGGATGTATTAATTGCCCGCCACCCCGTGCTATTGGGTGAATATCGTAAAGTGTTTGGTGATGAACGAGAGTCGTACCAAGATGCGCTTGATCGTCATTATAAACGTAGTAATGACGATGATAGCTGGAAGGGCGAATTTATTAGTCGTTATGCCAGTATGCATCCCTGGGAAGACTGGGCTGAAACTTGGGCACATTATCTACATATGCTCGACACCCTAGAAACGGCACAAGCTTACGGTATTGTTACGGAAGTTGAGAATGCTGCAGTCATAGACACAAAAGAAATAACGCTACCGCAAGAAGAGCGGTATTACGGCAAAAATTCGTCGATTGAAGATATTGTTAGTAATTGGATCTATTTTTCTGTGGTTCTGAATGCGCTCAATCGCAGTATGGGCTTGCCAGATGCTTATCCGTTTGTGATCAGTGACGCGATACGTGCAAAGTTAGCCTTTGTGCATCGCACCATTCATAGCGTGGGATAA
- a CDS encoding J domain-containing protein, producing the protein MLKRYYTILGLPEGADKEAIKKAFKRLAMAYHPDRNEIHSESAHLLFQDICRAYQFLLDQPEKDVPAGQPNEGDDAPMVSTIEPHKELNTSQERRSTGRRSPNDRRFELVLEGHYKGTSIKEHI; encoded by the coding sequence ATGCTGAAACGTTACTATACGATTCTCGGTTTGCCGGAAGGAGCCGATAAAGAAGCCATCAAAAAGGCATTCAAACGCTTGGCTATGGCCTATCACCCTGATCGCAACGAAATACACAGTGAAAGCGCTCATCTACTATTTCAAGATATCTGCCGTGCTTATCAGTTCCTGCTCGATCAACCGGAAAAAGACGTACCAGCAGGACAGCCGAATGAAGGCGACGATGCGCCTATGGTCAGCACCATCGAACCACACAAAGAGTTAAATACCTCGCAAGAACGACGCTCAACAGGCAGACGCTCACCAAACGACCGTCGTTTTGAACTTGTGTTAGAAGGGCACTACAAAGGCACGAGTATTAAAGAACATATATGA